The following coding sequences lie in one Metallumcola ferriviriculae genomic window:
- a CDS encoding DUF512 domain-containing protein produces the protein MSIGLKVERVTPESIAAEVGMESGDKVIAINGRQLTDVLDYRFLMANEKIELKLAKANGEQWLVDIEKDPEEDLGAEVEGLLNIRPCGNKCLFCFVDQMPAGMRDSLYVKDDDYRHSFLFGNFITLTNVSDAELQRIADLRLSPLYISVHTTNPILRQKMMGTIRAAEIMEQLSFLARHKINMHTQVVLCPGENDGEELERTIEDLAGLWPQVKSLAVVPVGLTGHRQGLAEIGSFSRESARETLALIERTQQLMLEREGSRFVFAADEFYLRAGKEVPLDEEYEGYPQLENGVGLVRQFLDQWQHQLSAKLTVPDDEAKYFIGTGQAAAPLIRGAVVSLAQRFPGLDIKVVTLDNYHFGGRVTVTGLITGRDVVMNVMQKLSIPDRKDGILLLPDIMLKEGTDRFLDDLTVEEVTAELDMHVKIVETHPQALLEGLGFGGIS, from the coding sequence ATGAGCATTGGATTAAAAGTTGAACGAGTGACTCCCGAAAGTATTGCTGCCGAAGTGGGCATGGAATCGGGAGATAAGGTTATCGCCATAAACGGACGTCAACTGACGGATGTTTTGGATTACCGGTTTTTGATGGCGAACGAAAAGATTGAATTGAAGCTTGCCAAAGCAAATGGCGAACAGTGGTTGGTGGATATAGAGAAAGATCCCGAAGAAGATTTAGGTGCCGAAGTTGAGGGACTTTTGAATATCAGGCCATGCGGTAATAAATGTCTCTTTTGCTTTGTGGATCAAATGCCGGCGGGAATGAGGGACAGTCTTTACGTTAAGGACGATGATTATCGGCATTCATTTTTGTTTGGTAATTTCATAACCTTGACTAATGTTAGTGATGCCGAGCTGCAGCGTATTGCTGATTTACGCCTTAGCCCGCTGTATATTTCGGTACATACTACTAATCCCATCTTGCGACAAAAGATGATGGGTACCATTCGCGCAGCAGAAATTATGGAGCAGCTTTCATTTCTTGCCCGACATAAGATCAATATGCACACTCAGGTGGTACTATGCCCTGGGGAAAATGACGGCGAGGAATTGGAAAGGACTATTGAGGACCTGGCCGGCCTCTGGCCCCAGGTTAAATCATTGGCTGTGGTGCCGGTGGGTCTTACCGGTCATCGCCAAGGACTGGCTGAAATAGGATCATTTAGCCGGGAAAGTGCCCGGGAGACATTAGCTTTGATTGAAAGAACCCAACAACTGATGTTGGAAAGGGAAGGAAGCAGGTTTGTTTTTGCAGCAGATGAATTTTATCTAAGGGCGGGGAAAGAAGTTCCCTTGGACGAAGAGTATGAAGGATATCCCCAGCTGGAAAACGGTGTAGGGCTGGTACGGCAGTTTTTGGATCAGTGGCAGCATCAGCTTTCGGCTAAACTGACGGTCCCGGATGATGAGGCAAAATACTTTATCGGTACGGGTCAAGCCGCGGCACCGTTGATTCGGGGAGCGGTAGTCAGCCTTGCTCAGAGGTTTCCCGGTTTAGATATAAAGGTTGTTACCTTAGATAACTATCATTTTGGCGGTCGTGTGACTGTGACCGGATTAATAACCGGTCGGGATGTGGTGATGAATGTTATGCAGAAGCTTAGCATTCCAGATAGAAAAGATGGAATTCTTCTGCTTCCCGATATCATGCTTAAAGAAGGGACAGACCGTTTTTTGGATGATCTCACTGTTGAAGAAGTCACCGCAGAACTGGATATGCATGTTAAAATAGTAGAAACTCATCCCCAAGCCCTCCTTGAAGGGCTGGGCTTTGGAGGTATTTCATGA
- the plsY gene encoding glycerol-3-phosphate 1-O-acyltransferase PlsY: MIKLLVLLFSYLLGSIPMAYMIGKFRYGKDIRKYGSGNVGATNAFRILGPAAGITVLAADALKGFLAVLIAGYFGGPFMVIAAGFIVIFGHTFSAFLKFRGGKGVATGAGTFLAIAPKSILWAVLIFVLIVLLFRFVSLGSISGAASLPVLLFIYQRPWAYVIYGLVAAAFVIFKHRSNIERLRNGLEPKITWRF; the protein is encoded by the coding sequence GTGATAAAACTTTTGGTTTTGTTGTTCAGCTATTTGCTGGGCTCTATTCCCATGGCTTATATGATTGGTAAATTTCGTTATGGTAAGGATATACGAAAGTATGGCAGCGGTAATGTGGGTGCCACCAACGCCTTTCGCATTCTGGGTCCAGCGGCGGGAATAACCGTATTGGCTGCTGATGCATTGAAAGGATTCTTAGCTGTACTCATTGCGGGTTATTTCGGCGGTCCGTTCATGGTGATTGCAGCCGGTTTTATAGTTATTTTCGGGCATACGTTTTCTGCTTTTCTAAAATTTCGGGGCGGAAAAGGGGTGGCGACCGGTGCAGGTACATTCTTAGCGATAGCGCCTAAATCCATTCTTTGGGCGGTGCTGATATTTGTGCTGATAGTGTTGTTATTTCGTTTTGTTTCTCTGGGTTCGATCAGCGGGGCGGCCAGTTTGCCGGTGTTGTTATTTATCTATCAGCGACCGTGGGCTTACGTAATATATGGTCTTGTAGCGGCTGCCTTTGTCATTTTTAAGCACCGAAGTAATATTGAACGTTTGAGAAATGGCTTGGAACCCAAAATTACTTGGCGTTTTTGA
- a CDS encoding DUF3189 family protein, protein MKIFYYCHSGVHASVVTAGIHMGRLPRDHASTEEILALPHFDDRQGYPAGTPFYLGEDEKGNKVYTFAVANEKFLAPKTVRCFMDLFGLPQDQVRLVDALKYTDAALKWGGYLSVDIGLKFLGRPMLLASIKKSYPNYVQQVQRLKQELGYLN, encoded by the coding sequence GTGAAAATCTTTTATTATTGTCATAGCGGTGTTCATGCCAGTGTGGTAACTGCCGGCATTCACATGGGAAGACTGCCCCGTGACCATGCATCCACAGAAGAAATTCTTGCTCTGCCTCATTTTGATGATCGTCAGGGATATCCTGCCGGGACACCTTTTTATCTGGGCGAAGATGAAAAGGGTAACAAGGTCTACACCTTTGCGGTGGCCAATGAAAAGTTTCTGGCTCCTAAGACCGTGCGCTGTTTTATGGACTTATTTGGCCTGCCCCAGGACCAGGTACGCTTGGTAGATGCCTTGAAGTATACCGATGCTGCTCTGAAATGGGGAGGGTACCTTTCGGTAGATATCGGTTTAAAATTTTTGGGCAGACCCATGTTATTGGCCTCCATAAAGAAAAGCTATCCCAATTATGTACAGCAGGTTCAGCGGCTCAAACAGGAGCTAGGATATTTGAATTGA
- the spoIIP gene encoding stage II sporulation protein P: MNKGMRLGVALAMVLLGILVIGGQQVYQTALNPEIDLPIVGLFEGERNDGGYFTVVDEKGKVISKTSRVVYPEDELITEDNKLYRIERVSGDTAHAKFVKDVEMPTLADEVSPVNSDVVPTQGQKQTSTKNLVGIYQTHNDESYVPTDGTESIAGKGGIVDVGKDFSQKLKNIGVNTEWSSAGHLPHDQNAYKRSRRTAFKLLKQQPAALIDVHRDGVPDPDFYRSQVSGEPVTKLRLVVGRQNPHMQANLDFAKRLKATSDKIHPGLIKEIFMAKGNYNQDLTPKSILIEAGTHTNTKKRAMNGVELFADVVPQVLGINTNPDKAGPGPTNAGTSTNNPPSTPGDWTSLLWVIGALLIGGGIFLLVSTGSWEESWKRVKNFGAGEEWANFLGRTKRDKPDKPGKKGNMLQSRINEKAFRIEEVEEKLTDTNDERAEYQKD, encoded by the coding sequence GTGAATAAAGGAATGCGTTTGGGCGTTGCCCTGGCTATGGTGCTGTTGGGGATATTGGTCATCGGCGGGCAGCAGGTTTACCAGACAGCGTTAAACCCCGAAATTGACCTACCCATCGTCGGGCTTTTTGAAGGTGAACGTAATGACGGCGGTTACTTCACCGTGGTGGACGAAAAAGGTAAGGTTATCAGTAAAACTTCCCGGGTAGTTTATCCGGAAGATGAGCTAATTACCGAAGATAATAAACTATACCGTATTGAGCGGGTAAGCGGCGATACCGCCCATGCTAAATTTGTTAAAGATGTGGAAATGCCTACCTTAGCAGATGAAGTGAGCCCGGTAAACAGTGATGTGGTACCTACCCAAGGGCAAAAGCAAACCAGTACCAAAAACCTTGTGGGGATATACCAAACCCATAATGACGAATCTTATGTACCTACAGACGGTACTGAGTCAATTGCCGGTAAGGGCGGTATTGTGGACGTGGGTAAAGATTTCTCCCAGAAGCTCAAAAATATCGGCGTAAATACGGAATGGAGCAGCGCCGGTCATCTTCCTCACGACCAAAATGCCTATAAACGCTCTCGCCGGACAGCGTTTAAGCTGTTGAAACAGCAGCCGGCGGCATTAATTGATGTGCACCGGGACGGAGTCCCCGATCCGGACTTTTATCGCAGTCAGGTTAGTGGTGAACCGGTAACCAAATTAAGGTTGGTAGTAGGCCGCCAAAACCCGCACATGCAGGCAAACTTAGATTTTGCTAAGCGTCTAAAAGCCACTAGCGACAAAATACATCCCGGCTTAATTAAAGAAATATTTATGGCCAAAGGAAACTATAATCAGGACCTTACGCCCAAATCCATTTTAATTGAAGCAGGTACCCATACTAATACAAAGAAGCGGGCAATGAACGGTGTAGAACTCTTCGCTGATGTGGTACCTCAGGTATTGGGCATTAACACTAATCCGGATAAGGCAGGCCCCGGACCGACAAATGCAGGCACCAGCACCAACAATCCACCGTCAACTCCGGGAGATTGGACCAGCCTGCTGTGGGTAATAGGTGCACTGCTTATCGGTGGCGGCATATTTCTATTGGTCAGCACCGGTAGTTGGGAAGAGTCATGGAAGCGCGTCAAGAATTTTGGTGCCGGCGAGGAGTGGGCCAACTTTCTTGGTCGTACAAAGCGGGATAAGCCCGACAAGCCTGGTAAGAAGGGAAATATGCTCCAATCTCGGATAAACGAAAAAGCATTTCGCATTGAAGAAGTAGAAGAAAAATTAACAGATACCAACGATGAACGGGCGGAATATCAGAAGGATTAG
- a CDS encoding capping complex subunit for YIEGIA has translation MEMELKQRILVLIVLEEARDRVSPGEAPTFYVNNKKEQDSLALVMSRTLMAMAHDLENGVYMLVKH, from the coding sequence ATGGAAATGGAATTAAAACAACGTATTCTTGTCTTAATTGTGCTGGAGGAAGCACGAGACAGGGTCTCGCCCGGGGAAGCGCCAACATTTTATGTTAATAATAAAAAAGAACAGGATTCGTTGGCTCTAGTGATGAGCCGTACCTTAATGGCTATGGCTCATGACCTTGAAAATGGTGTATATATGCTGGTAAAACATTAA
- a CDS encoding metallophosphoesterase, producing the protein MKVFALGDLHLSFTQSVTKVNLPGVPQHKPMSCFGPGWQDHGVKIFNNWSRMVDEEDLVLVPGDISWAMKLAETVYDFQYLSLLPGKKVLVQGNHDYWWHSISKVRSALPDGCYALQNDSFSVPGVTIVGTRGWLTPNNRVFTQHDEKIYRREIQRLELSLKSMKQRQPVVIAMFHYMPTNQEHQCNELIELLKQYRVDICIYGHLHGAEAHSMRLPARHWGIDFYLTAADFVHFAPMRII; encoded by the coding sequence ATGAAGGTGTTTGCCTTAGGGGATTTACATCTTTCCTTTACTCAATCAGTTACGAAGGTAAATTTGCCCGGTGTGCCGCAGCATAAACCCATGAGTTGCTTTGGGCCCGGCTGGCAGGACCACGGGGTAAAAATATTTAACAACTGGTCTCGGATGGTGGATGAAGAAGATCTGGTTTTGGTACCCGGTGATATATCTTGGGCCATGAAATTGGCTGAAACTGTTTATGACTTTCAGTATTTATCTCTGCTGCCAGGCAAGAAGGTATTAGTGCAGGGCAATCACGACTATTGGTGGCATAGTATCAGCAAAGTCCGAAGTGCACTGCCGGATGGATGCTATGCATTGCAAAATGACAGCTTCTCCGTCCCGGGGGTAACTATCGTGGGTACCAGGGGCTGGCTAACCCCCAATAATCGGGTTTTTACCCAACATGACGAAAAAATTTACCGGCGCGAAATTCAACGGCTGGAACTTTCCCTAAAAAGCATGAAACAGCGGCAGCCAGTTGTTATTGCCATGTTTCATTATATGCCAACTAATCAGGAGCATCAGTGCAATGAACTGATTGAACTTCTTAAGCAGTATCGGGTGGATATCTGTATCTATGGTCACCTTCACGGTGCTGAGGCCCACAGTATGAGGCTCCCAGCGCGTCATTGGGGCATAGATTTCTATTTGACCGCTGCAGATTTTGTGCATTTTGCACCTATGCGGATTATTTAG
- the der gene encoding ribosome biogenesis GTPase Der: protein MKPIIAIVGRPNVGKSTLFNRICGGRTAIVEDTPGVTRDRLYRDASWQGKNFTLIDTGGLEFNEEDNLINQVKKQVNVALDEADVIVLVVDGKAGLLPDDFVVAERLRKTKKPVILAVNKVEQFQDPAFMEFYQLGLDEPTPVSAMHGMNVGDLLDKMVEVMPQLPEDDYEPDAVKIAVVGRPNVGKSSMVNLFLGQERVIVSDIPGTTRDAIDSVFQRNDRQYVVIDTAGLRRKSRIEDPTERYSVIRSLRAVDRSDVVLMILDAVEGVTEQDKRIAGYAHEAGKAIVLVVNKWDLVEKDSNTINRFERNIREEFAFLQYAPTAFTSALTRQRVFQVLDLVDFVAEQSTRRVSTSVLNDTLAEATRLTPPPSDKGKRLKILYATQAGVKPPKFILFVNEPKLLHFSYKRYIENQLRQAFGFEGNPIWLLVRKRDK, encoded by the coding sequence ATGAAACCGATTATCGCCATAGTGGGCAGACCCAACGTGGGAAAGTCTACCTTATTTAACCGTATTTGCGGCGGCCGAACCGCTATCGTTGAGGACACTCCCGGCGTTACCAGAGATCGACTTTACCGCGATGCCTCTTGGCAGGGAAAAAACTTCACCCTAATTGATACAGGTGGCCTGGAATTTAATGAGGAAGACAATCTCATCAACCAGGTTAAAAAACAAGTAAATGTAGCTCTGGATGAAGCCGATGTAATCGTTCTGGTGGTGGATGGTAAGGCGGGTTTGCTGCCAGACGATTTTGTTGTTGCTGAGAGGTTACGCAAGACAAAAAAGCCTGTGATTTTGGCAGTGAATAAAGTGGAGCAGTTCCAGGACCCGGCCTTTATGGAGTTCTACCAACTGGGCTTGGATGAACCCACCCCGGTGTCAGCCATGCATGGTATGAATGTGGGCGACCTCTTGGACAAAATGGTGGAAGTGATGCCTCAACTGCCGGAGGATGATTATGAACCGGATGCCGTTAAAATTGCTGTGGTGGGACGGCCTAATGTGGGGAAATCCTCCATGGTAAACCTTTTTTTGGGTCAAGAAAGGGTAATAGTTAGTGATATTCCGGGAACTACCCGGGATGCCATCGACTCAGTGTTTCAACGCAACGACCGTCAGTATGTGGTGATAGATACAGCGGGCTTGCGCCGGAAAAGCCGCATCGAAGACCCTACCGAACGGTACAGCGTGATTCGTTCATTGCGAGCCGTTGACCGGTCTGATGTGGTGCTGATGATTCTTGATGCTGTAGAAGGAGTAACTGAACAAGATAAGCGGATAGCCGGCTATGCCCATGAGGCGGGTAAGGCAATAGTGCTGGTGGTGAACAAATGGGATTTGGTGGAAAAGGACTCCAATACCATTAATCGCTTTGAGAGAAATATCCGGGAGGAATTTGCTTTCCTTCAGTATGCGCCTACGGCGTTTACTTCGGCTTTGACCCGACAGCGGGTGTTTCAGGTATTGGATTTAGTAGACTTCGTGGCCGAGCAATCAACCCGACGGGTGAGTACCAGTGTGCTCAACGATACGTTGGCAGAAGCTACGCGCCTTACACCACCGCCCAGTGATAAAGGGAAACGGTTGAAAATTTTGTATGCTACCCAGGCTGGGGTGAAACCGCCTAAGTTTATTCTTTTTGTCAACGAGCCGAAACTATTACATTTTTCCTATAAGCGTTACATAGAGAATCAATTAAGGCAGGCTTTCGGCTTTGAAGGTAATCCCATCTGGTTATTAGTACGTAAGAGAGATAAGTAA
- a CDS encoding DUF1614 domain-containing protein, whose amino-acid sequence MAGFPIGMIALLGVSILIYFGLAHRILDRLRLTDKAALAVIAAMIIGSFIDIPLTTGAVDASINVGGGVIPVLLALYVLFRAGTTKEWVRAIGAAAATALGIWFIGSRLMTGDPGARFDVLDPLWVYPIVGGGIAYLLGRSRRASFIAATLGVLSLDVINYFWLASRGIGGTVAIGGAGAFDAIVLAGLIAVLLAEIVGESRERLQGGPATKGRPKELLQGLKKPGLEAGEEMHPDTELKGETIEDKDQLEEEDSERGGDRE is encoded by the coding sequence ATGGCGGGGTTTCCCATAGGAATGATTGCTTTATTGGGGGTTTCCATTTTAATTTATTTCGGTTTGGCACACAGAATTTTGGATAGGCTGCGGTTGACGGACAAAGCTGCTCTAGCCGTGATTGCGGCAATGATAATCGGCAGTTTCATTGATATACCGTTGACCACAGGGGCGGTTGATGCCAGCATTAATGTTGGTGGTGGTGTGATACCGGTGCTTTTAGCGCTTTACGTATTGTTTCGTGCCGGTACTACTAAGGAATGGGTTCGTGCCATTGGCGCTGCCGCGGCTACCGCACTGGGAATATGGTTTATCGGCAGCCGGTTGATGACCGGTGACCCCGGTGCTCGGTTTGACGTGTTAGACCCCCTTTGGGTCTATCCCATTGTGGGCGGCGGCATTGCCTATTTACTGGGTCGGTCTCGCAGAGCATCATTTATTGCAGCAACATTAGGGGTATTAAGCTTGGATGTCATTAACTACTTTTGGCTGGCCTCCCGGGGTATTGGCGGTACGGTAGCCATCGGCGGTGCCGGAGCATTTGATGCGATAGTACTTGCAGGCCTTATAGCAGTACTGCTCGCAGAAATTGTCGGTGAAAGTAGAGAACGGCTCCAGGGAGGACCAGCAACCAAAGGCAGGCCCAAGGAACTGCTTCAGGGGTTGAAAAAACCCGGCTTGGAAGCCGGTGAAGAGATGCATCCTGACACAGAGCTCAAAGGAGAAACGATTGAAGATAAAGACCAATTAGAGGAAGAAGATTCCGAAAGGGGTGGTGACCGTGAATAA
- a CDS encoding MBL fold metallo-hydrolase, with translation MNNKKLPENFIKIFGTAGARMAQSKQVRASGGAWLSLADTNLLFDPGPGTLVHCWAGDKPFNPAELDAIVLSHRHLDHSNDFNVMVESMVEGGFNPHGVAAAPADAMEGDEPIFFRYLRPTVDRVETLKEGYSFRVGGLTVTTPIRHKHPVETYGLVFQAEGINVSVVTDTRYFSGLIDAYRGADLLILNVTFIKPFHGSRAYHLSMEEIKPLITEIRPRMTLLTHFGTSILSSDPDKLANNLGEELAAKVVAASDGIVVDLDAMDIWKG, from the coding sequence ATGAATAATAAGAAATTGCCGGAAAATTTCATAAAAATCTTTGGTACCGCCGGTGCCAGAATGGCGCAATCCAAACAGGTAAGGGCATCAGGGGGGGCATGGCTTAGCCTTGCCGATACCAACCTTTTGTTTGACCCGGGACCGGGAACACTGGTCCACTGTTGGGCCGGCGATAAACCATTTAATCCGGCAGAGCTTGATGCCATCGTACTTTCTCATCGTCATCTGGATCACTCTAATGATTTCAATGTAATGGTGGAGTCCATGGTGGAGGGCGGCTTCAATCCCCATGGTGTGGCAGCTGCACCTGCCGATGCCATGGAGGGTGATGAGCCGATATTCTTTCGTTATCTTCGTCCCACTGTAGACAGGGTGGAGACGCTTAAAGAAGGATATTCCTTTCGGGTTGGCGGTTTGACAGTGACAACACCCATTCGGCATAAGCATCCAGTGGAAACTTACGGCTTGGTGTTTCAGGCCGAAGGTATTAATGTTTCGGTGGTTACCGATACCCGGTACTTCTCTGGGTTAATTGATGCCTATCGTGGAGCAGACCTGTTGATATTAAATGTCACTTTTATTAAACCCTTTCATGGCAGTAGGGCTTACCACTTGTCTATGGAGGAAATCAAACCGTTGATTACCGAAATCAGACCTCGGATGACGCTGCTAACCCATTTTGGTACCAGTATTTTAAGCAGCGACCCTGACAAGTTGGCTAACAACTTAGGGGAAGAACTAGCTGCCAAAGTGGTAGCGGCATCTGATGGGATTGTAGTTGACCTAGATGCGATGGATATCTGGAAAGGATAA
- the glpK gene encoding glycerol kinase GlpK, translating to MVKEQNYILVLDQGTTSTRAVLFDRQGKMVGWAQKEISQIYPKPGWVEHNAVEIWATAAGVIGEVLARTGTRTGEVAAIGITNQRETTVVWNRRTGKPVHNAIVWQCRRTAPLCEELKKSGMEQEFRQRTGLVLDAYFSGTKIAWILDNVPGAREEAEAGNLLFGTVDSWLLWKLTGGTVHATDYSNASRTLIYNIHQKQWDKKLLQYLNIPIQMLPEVKPSAGIFGLTQREAFYGEELPIAGIAGDQQAALFGQACFEPGMAKNTYGTGCFMLMNTGQEAVQSESGLLTTIAWGVDGKITYALEGSIFIAGAAVQWLRDGLKLIDSAIDSEYFAGKVEDTDGVYVVPAFAGLGTPYWDMYARGAVFGLTRGTTKEHFIRATLHSLAYQTKDVLGAMEKDSRINLKALRVDGGAVANNLLMQFQADILGTAVERPEIIETTSVGAAYLAGLAVGFWGQTDIVNNWRREKIFKPQMTPERRKNLYRGWQKAVRRTMGWAAETE from the coding sequence ATGGTGAAGGAACAAAATTACATATTAGTTCTTGATCAGGGAACAACCAGCACTAGGGCAGTTTTGTTTGACCGGCAGGGGAAGATGGTCGGGTGGGCGCAAAAGGAAATAAGCCAGATTTATCCTAAGCCCGGTTGGGTAGAGCACAATGCCGTGGAGATTTGGGCAACTGCAGCTGGGGTAATCGGGGAAGTATTGGCACGTACCGGTACGCGAACCGGAGAAGTTGCTGCGATAGGCATCACCAACCAAAGGGAAACAACGGTGGTATGGAACCGCCGCACCGGGAAACCGGTGCACAATGCTATTGTATGGCAGTGCCGCCGCACTGCACCGTTATGTGAGGAATTAAAAAAAAGTGGTATGGAACAAGAATTTCGGCAGCGTACCGGATTAGTGTTGGATGCCTATTTTTCCGGTACTAAAATTGCGTGGATTCTTGACAATGTTCCTGGCGCTCGGGAAGAGGCGGAAGCGGGCAATTTGCTTTTTGGCACCGTTGACAGCTGGTTGTTGTGGAAACTTACCGGTGGTACGGTGCATGCCACAGATTATTCCAATGCATCCCGGACGCTCATTTATAATATCCACCAAAAGCAGTGGGATAAAAAACTGTTGCAGTACTTAAATATTCCGATACAAATGCTACCTGAGGTAAAACCATCTGCCGGGATATTCGGCTTAACCCAGCGAGAGGCATTCTATGGCGAAGAGCTGCCCATCGCCGGTATTGCCGGCGACCAACAGGCGGCTTTATTTGGTCAGGCTTGTTTCGAACCGGGCATGGCCAAAAATACCTATGGCACCGGCTGTTTTATGTTGATGAACACCGGTCAAGAGGCCGTCCAATCTGAAAGCGGTTTGCTGACTACCATTGCCTGGGGTGTTGACGGTAAAATAACCTATGCTTTGGAAGGCAGTATCTTTATTGCCGGTGCGGCCGTCCAGTGGCTGCGGGACGGCTTGAAACTAATTGATAGTGCTATTGATTCCGAATATTTTGCCGGCAAGGTGGAAGATACCGACGGTGTTTATGTGGTACCTGCGTTTGCCGGCCTTGGTACCCCATATTGGGATATGTATGCCCGGGGGGCGGTGTTCGGTCTGACCCGGGGTACTACCAAAGAGCATTTTATTCGCGCCACTTTACATTCTTTGGCTTATCAAACAAAAGACGTACTGGGTGCCATGGAGAAGGATTCACGTATCAACCTTAAGGCACTGCGGGTTGATGGCGGAGCTGTGGCTAATAACCTTTTGATGCAGTTCCAGGCCGATATCTTGGGCACGGCAGTTGAACGACCGGAAATTATTGAAACCACTTCTGTGGGAGCGGCCTATCTGGCCGGTTTGGCAGTAGGGTTTTGGGGACAGACGGATATTGTGAATAACTGGCGGCGAGAGAAAATTTTTAAACCCCAGATGACCCCGGAACGAAGAAAAAATCTTTACCGGGGCTGGCAAAAGGCAGTGCGTCGTACTATGGGGTGGGCAGCTGAAACGGAATAA
- a CDS encoding YIEGIA family protein has translation MNEYVPAVVAGLIMGTIARVFMLRSDYRQFPGYPHGYVTHLGLGVIAAGLGAVAVPALMEQEFAAVTFLALAAQQFRDIRNMERESLAELEELALVPRGKDYIEGIARVFESRNYLVMFTALMTSLVTFYTEWYYGILAAILVIYGNNFLMKGKVVGEIADIVPCKLHFKGALLMVDNIVIMNVGLTESREKILKEGLGVLIKPKDDDARATLNSIGQRQAILQTAASLIGSKKEVGELDWTPLARKDIDTGKIGLYILPNEPDIHPLIEAIKMTPVLESSKVNPLQAGPGRRAAD, from the coding sequence ATGAACGAATATGTTCCTGCTGTGGTGGCCGGATTGATAATGGGGACCATCGCCCGGGTGTTTATGCTTCGCTCAGATTACCGGCAGTTTCCGGGATATCCACATGGCTATGTCACTCATCTTGGGCTGGGAGTAATCGCCGCGGGCTTAGGTGCCGTGGCGGTTCCCGCCCTGATGGAACAAGAATTTGCAGCTGTTACTTTTCTTGCCCTAGCTGCCCAGCAGTTTAGAGACATTCGTAATATGGAAAGAGAGTCTCTGGCGGAGCTTGAGGAACTAGCCTTGGTACCCCGGGGGAAGGATTATATTGAAGGAATTGCCCGGGTATTTGAATCCCGTAACTACTTAGTGATGTTTACCGCCCTAATGACCAGCTTGGTCACTTTTTACACGGAATGGTACTATGGTATCTTGGCGGCAATATTGGTCATCTATGGAAACAACTTTCTAATGAAGGGTAAAGTGGTGGGAGAAATAGCGGATATAGTACCATGTAAGCTCCACTTTAAAGGAGCGTTATTGATGGTGGATAATATTGTCATTATGAATGTGGGCTTAACTGAATCCCGGGAAAAGATTTTGAAAGAAGGGTTGGGTGTCTTAATTAAGCCCAAGGACGATGACGCGCGCGCCACACTAAACAGCATCGGGCAGCGGCAGGCCATACTGCAAACTGCTGCAAGCTTAATTGGCAGTAAAAAGGAAGTAGGCGAATTAGATTGGACACCGTTGGCACGGAAGGATATTGATACCGGTAAGATAGGGTTGTATATTCTTCCCAATGAACCGGATATACACCCTCTTATTGAGGCTATCAAAATGACACCGGTATTGGAGAGCAGCAAGGTAAACCCACTTCAGGCGGGGCCGGGTCGCCGCGCGGCAGATTAG
- a CDS encoding DUF3189 family protein, which produces MKIVYHCFGGSHSSVTAAALHLGLIPETRLPTAAELNKIPYFDQQLAEDHGDFKYMGTDKEGNPVYIVGKRNLGPMFEPLIRGLARVFSIPQDDILVVDTMPCVNWIMVVGGILSRKLGIVSVGRPIVIHGTRQSHGNFVKLTDQVKTTIMQLKES; this is translated from the coding sequence GTGAAGATAGTATATCATTGTTTCGGCGGTTCTCATTCTTCAGTGACCGCTGCTGCTTTGCATTTAGGGTTGATACCTGAAACCCGCCTGCCTACGGCGGCGGAATTAAACAAAATTCCCTATTTTGACCAGCAGCTCGCCGAGGATCACGGGGATTTTAAATATATGGGAACAGACAAAGAGGGGAACCCGGTATACATTGTCGGTAAGCGCAACTTGGGTCCCATGTTTGAACCTTTAATCCGTGGGTTAGCGCGGGTTTTTTCTATTCCCCAAGATGACATTCTGGTGGTGGATACTATGCCGTGCGTCAATTGGATTATGGTGGTAGGCGGTATTCTTTCCAGAAAGCTTGGTATCGTCAGTGTGGGGCGGCCCATTGTTATCCATGGCACCCGTCAATCTCATGGTAATTTCGTCAAACTTACAGACCAAGTCAAGACAACTATTATGCAGCTAAAGGAGTCTTGA